Proteins encoded by one window of Dendropsophus ebraccatus isolate aDenEbr1 chromosome 4, aDenEbr1.pat, whole genome shotgun sequence:
- the LOC138789345 gene encoding integrase/recombinase xerD homolog: MERAVSRNTGRSHAVAWREWLLFCRQWESDGVHGELVPVLLCFIGDAFGAGVSASGLVRKLAGLAYWFKLLGVRDVTKDFVVRQAVIGYRKSRVSRDGRRPVSFDILVRLGSVLGECCSDAYETRLFRAAFSLAFFGAFRVSELVSQSCGTGGGLQSREVVLGDACVSCWLSRSKTDRAGKGRRILLYEVSGSEVCPVHCVRAFLEVRPVEFGGSFLVHRDGRALSRFQFVAVFRRGLARLGLPDKEFASHSFRIGAATEAVRWGLDESVVRQIGRWESARFRSYVRLELL, from the coding sequence ATGGAGCGAGCTGTGTCCAGGAATACGGGGAGGAGTCATGCGGTCGCGTGGCGAGAGTGGTTGCTTTTCTGCAGGCAATGGGAGTCTGACGGTGTACACGGTGAGCTTGTTCCGGTGTTGCTGTGCTTTATCGGTGATGCTTTTGGGGCGGGGGTGTCAGCTTCAGGTTTGGTGAGGAAGCTAGCTGGCTTGGCCTACTGGTTCAAGCTGTTGGGTGTCAGGGATGTGACGAAAGACTTTGTGGTGCGGCAGGCCGTGATCGGGTATAGAAAGTCTCGGGTGTCCAGGGACGGGAGACGGCCGGTGTCGTTTGACATATTAGTGAGGTTGGGGAGCGTGCTGGGGGAATGTTGTTCTGATGCTTATGAGACTCGGTTGTTTCGGGCGGCTTTTTCGCTCGCGTTTTTTGGGGCTTTTCGAGTTAGTGAGCTGGTGAGTCAGTCGTGTGGTACTGGGGGGGGTCTTCAATCTCGGGAGGTGGTGCTGGGGGATGCCTGTGTGTCTTGCTGGCTGAGTCGTTCTAAGACTGATCGGGCTGGTAAGGGTAGACGGATTTTGTTGTATGAAGTTTCGGGTTCGGAGGTTTGTCCGGTTCATTGTGTGCGCGCCTTTTTGGAGGTCCGGCCGGTTGAGTTTGGGGGCTCGTTTTTGGTCCATCGGGACGGGAGGGCGCTCTCGCGTTTTCAGTTTGTGGCGGTGTTTCGCCGAGGTCTGGCGCGGCTAGGTTTACCTGATAAGGAGTTTGCTTCCCATTCTTTCCGGATAGGGGCGGCTACGGAGGCGGTGCGGTGGGGTCTGGATGAATCTGTGGTGCGTCAGATTGGGAGATGGGAGTCGGCCAGATTCCGCTCGTATGTTCGTCTGGAGCTGTTGTAA